In a single window of the Ornithorhynchus anatinus isolate Pmale09 unplaced genomic scaffold, mOrnAna1.pri.v4 scaffold_224_arrow_ctg1, whole genome shotgun sequence genome:
- the ORNANAV1R3075 gene encoding vomeronasal 1 receptor ornAnaV1R3075 (The RefSeq protein has 5 substitutions compared to this genomic sequence), producing the protein MILVQVSIGLSVNIFLFLFYIRVVYASHRLSSSDLILAHLALANTIILLTSGIPEALSAWGRKNFLNDVGCKILMYLYRVARGLANCTTCILRVFQAVTMSPGTSQWAGAKVKLPKCILPSCLLSWVLNMLVDLNVLLHITGPQNNSSVHMAIKLNYCSQVSISVQTALAIAAGLSLRDLFFVGHMTVASGYMVFVLHRHHRQVRHLHGPDRSPREMPEVRAAKRVIALVTLYVLLYGRQSIMLSILMNLKRNSPLLMKSHMALSFTFSASSPFLMIHSDRRMKMFWKRESPDSNVDAS; encoded by the coding sequence ATGATTCTGTTGCAGGTCAGCATTGGGCTCTCAGTGaacatcttcctcttcctgtttTATATTCGTGTTGTCTATGCCAGTCACAGGCTCAGCTCCTCCGACCTGATCCTAGCCCATCTGGCCTtggccaacaccatcatcctcctcaccagTGGAATCCCAGAGGCTATGTCAGCTTGGGGGCGGAAAAATTTCCTGAATGATGTTGGATGTAAGATCCTCATGTACCTTTACCGAGTGGCCCGGGGCCTTGCCAACTGCACCACCTGTATCTTGAGGGtcttccaggctgtcaccatGAGTCCTGGtacctcccagtgggcaggggccAAAGTCAAATTGcccaagtgcatcctcccctcttgcctcctctcctggGTCCTCAATATGCTGGTAGATTTGAATGTACTCCTGCACATAACAGGCCCCCAGAACAACAGCAATGTTCATATGGCAATAAAACTGAATTACTGTTCACAAGTCAGTATCAGTGTGCAAACTGCCCTCGCCATTGCAGCTGGGCTGTCCCTGAGGGATCTGTTCTTTGTGGGGCACATGACTgtggccagcggctacatggtgtttgtcctgcacagacaccactgGCAGGTCCGGCACCTCCACGGGCCCGACCGCTCCCCCAGGGAGATGCCTGAGGTGAGAGCGGCCAAGAGGGTCATTGCCCTGGTAACCCTCTACGTCCTACTCTACGGGAGGCAGTCCATCATGCTGAGCATTTTAATGAACTTGAAAAGGAATTCTCCTCTGCTGATGAAAAGCCACATGGCATTATCATTCACCTTCTCAGCCGCCAGTCCCTTTCTGATGATCCACAGCGACAGGAGGATGAAGATGTTTTGGAAAAGGGAATCTCCTGACTCCAATGTGGATGCCTCATAG